The following coding sequences are from one Cercospora beticola chromosome 4, complete sequence window:
- a CDS encoding uncharacterized protein (SMCOG1092:hypothetical protein~antiSMASH:Cluster_4), with protein sequence MPTIENTELQDAHLRNGKKCIQSDVLIIGGGFGGAYGLWKMRKLGFQTKLLEAGKEFGGTWHWNSYPGARVDSEMPYYSLSIPEVWKTWNWKERFPGHDELKAYFRHVDKTLDLSKDAFFNSVATSIKREDGLWVVQTRDDRVFRSTYLILATGSSYKKHLPAFPGLDNYGREVIHAADWPIDGLDVKGKKVGVVGNGATGVQLVQELGKQDCDLTVLIRTPIHALPMRQRRFTIEEQESTKLAYPYLFEGAQNSRAGFPFRGQTKSFWEATVEEREAIMEEGWNRGGFAFNQTTYRDFIWDRGANKEFYNFWAKKVRQRVTDPVKAQIVAPIPQQALFATKRPSLEQDYYDIINRSNVTLVDLKATPIERFSERGIVAGRKLHELDLLVLATGYDAVTGSLLNMGLKDENGVPLENKWKDGVRTYLGLMIPDMPNLFMAYGPQAPTSFANGPPIIEIQVDLIAQMIQKCQAEQLSSISTGDAAAELWAQEVRDTGNKTLYPTADSWYMGANIPGKPREMLLYLGGMDTYAQKCRVAIDSWTGFITARKEQKAVRASL encoded by the coding sequence ATGCCTACAATTGAGAATACCGAGCTCCAGGATGCTCATCTTCGCAATGGAAAGAAGTGCATTCAATCAGATGTCTTGATAATCGGAGGCGGTTTTGGTGGCGCGTATGGACTCTGGAAGATGCGAAAGCTAGGGTTTCAGACCAAGTTACTAGAAGCGGGCAAGGAGTTCGGTGGAACATGGCATTGGAACAGCTACCCTGGCGCTCGTGTTGATTCCGAGATGCCATACTACTCGCTTTCGATCCCTGAAGTCTGGAAAACATGGAACTGGAAGGAACGCTTCCCTGGTCATGACGAGCTCAAGGCATATTTCAGACACGTTGACAAGACATTGGACTTGAGCAAGGATGCCTTCTTTAACTCAGTTGCAACAAGCATCAAACGTGAGGATGGGCTATGGGTCGTGCAAACAAGAGACGATCGTGTATTTCGGTCCACGTATTTGATTCTTGCGACCGGATCTTCTTACAAGAAACATTTGCCTGCTTTTCCTGGGTTGGACAACTATGGACGAGAGGTGATCCATGCTGCAGACTGGCCTATTGATGGTCTGGACgtgaagggcaagaaggtcgGAGTGGTCGGAAACGGAGCGACTGGCGTGCAACTAGTTCAGGAACTGGGCAAGCAGGACTGCGATTTGACCGTTCTAATCCGAACTCCGATCCACGCATTGCCTATGCGTCAGCGTAGATTCACgatcgaagagcaagaatCAACCAAATTGGCGTATCCCTATCTCTTCGAAGGTGCCCAGAACAGTCGAGCCGGTTTTCCTTTCAGAGGCCAAACCAAGTCATTCTGGGAGGCCACTgtggaagagcgcgaggctaTCATGGAAGAAGGATGGAATCGAGGAGGCTTCGCTTTCAATCAAACCACATATCGAGACTTTATCTGGGACCGCGGAGCCAACAAGGAGTTCTATAACTTCTGGGCCAAGAAGGTCCGTCAGCGCGTCACCGATCCTGTGAAGGCTCAGATTGTTGCACCCATTCCACAACAAGCATTGTTCGCCACGAAACGGCCCAGTCTAGAGCAAGATTACTATGATATCATCAACCGCTCAAATGTGACGCTCGTAGACTTGAAAGCGACGCCCATTGAACGATTCTCAGAAAGAGGCATTGTAGCAGGCAGGAAATTGCATGAGCTGGATCTTCTCGTCTTGGCCACTGGATACGATGCAGTGACTGGCAGCCTTCTCAACATGGGTCTCAAGGACGAGAATGGCGTACCTCTTGAGAACAAATGGAAGGATGGCGTGCGAACTTATCTGGGATTGATGATCCCCGACATGCCAAACCTGTTCATGGCATACGGTCCACAGGCACCGACGTCGTTCGCGAACGGTCCGCCCATCATCGAGATCCAGGTCGATCTCATTGCACAGATGATTCAGAAGTGCCAGGCGGAGCAGTTGTCTTCGATATCTACCGGCGACGCAGCAGCCGAATTGTGGGCGCAGGAAGTCCGCGATACTGGTAACAAAACGCTCTATCCGACGGCCGACTCGTGGTACATGGGAGCGAATATTCCAGGAAAGCCACGCGAGATGCTGCTGTATCTTGGCGGGATGGACACGTATGCACAGAAGTGTCGTGTGGCGATCGATTCTTGGACCGGCTTTATAACAGCAAGGAAAGAGCAAAAGGCCGTTCGCGCCTCTCTCTGA